One part of the Athene noctua chromosome Z, bAthNoc1.hap1.1, whole genome shotgun sequence genome encodes these proteins:
- the GPX8 gene encoding putative glutathione peroxidase 8 isoform X4, whose translation MEPLTTTYPLKYSVPKARVFVVFLSMVLCTAILCLLQLRFFKPKIKDFYSFEVKDSRGRIVPLEKYRGKIHQRKSLDGISGSTLSALRVKL comes from the exons ATGGAGCCTCTCACAACTACTTATCCTCTAAAATACTCAGTGCCGAAAGCCAGGGTCTTTGTTGTCTTTCTGTCAATGGTTTTGTGTACTGCCATTCTCTGCCTGCTGCAACTCAGATTTTTTAAACCTAAAATCaaagatttttattcttttgaagtCAAGGATTCACGAGGAAGGATCGTTCCCTTGGAGAAGTACAGAGGGAAA ATTCATCAAAGAAAGAGCCTCGATGGAATTTCTGGAAGTACCTTGTCAGCCCTGAGGGTAAAGTTGTGA
- the GPX8 gene encoding putative glutathione peroxidase 8 isoform X3 — MEPLTTTYPLKYSVPKARFGESEPSSSQEIESFAKGNYGVTFPVFHKIKILGSEAEPAFKFLIDSSKKEPRWNFWKYLVSPEGKVVKFWRPEEPIESIKPEVASLIRQIIMKKREDL, encoded by the exons ATGGAGCCTCTCACAACTACTTATCCTCTAAAATACTCAGTGCCGAAAGCCAGG TTCGGAGAATCAGAGCCTAGCTCAAGCCAGGAAATAGAATCTTTTGCTAAAGGAAACTATGGAGTAACCTTCCCTGTCTTCCACAAAATCAAGATCCTAGGATCAGAAGCAGAGCCTGCCTTTAAATTTCTAATAG ATTCATCAAAGAAAGAGCCTCGATGGAATTTCTGGAAGTACCTTGTCAGCCCTGAGGGTAAAGTTGTGAAGTTCTGGAGACCTGAAGAGCCCATAGAAAGTATCAAGCCAGAAGTAGCATCATTAATCAGGCAGATTatcatgaaaaaaagagaagacctCTGA
- the GPX8 gene encoding putative glutathione peroxidase 8 isoform X1 has product MEPLTTTYPLKYSVPKARVFVVFLSMVLCTAILCLLQLRFFKPKIKDFYSFEVKDSRGRIVPLEKYRGKATLVVNVASYCQHTDKNYIALQELHREFGPSHFTVLAFPCNQFGESEPSSSQEIESFAKGNYGVTFPVFHKIKILGSEAEPAFKFLIDSSKKEPRWNFWKYLVSPEGKVVKFWRPEEPIESIKPEVASLIRQIIMKKREDL; this is encoded by the exons ATGGAGCCTCTCACAACTACTTATCCTCTAAAATACTCAGTGCCGAAAGCCAGGGTCTTTGTTGTCTTTCTGTCAATGGTTTTGTGTACTGCCATTCTCTGCCTGCTGCAACTCAGATTTTTTAAACCTAAAATCaaagatttttattcttttgaagtCAAGGATTCACGAGGAAGGATCGTTCCCTTGGAGAAGTACAGAGGGAAA GCAACTTTGGTTGTAAACGTGGCCAGTTACTGCcaacacacagacaaaaattacATCGCACTGCAAGAACTACACAGAGAGTTTGGTCCCTCCCACTTcactgtgctggcttttccctgCAACCAGTTCGGAGAATCAGAGCCTAGCTCAAGCCAGGAAATAGAATCTTTTGCTAAAGGAAACTATGGAGTAACCTTCCCTGTCTTCCACAAAATCAAGATCCTAGGATCAGAAGCAGAGCCTGCCTTTAAATTTCTAATAG ATTCATCAAAGAAAGAGCCTCGATGGAATTTCTGGAAGTACCTTGTCAGCCCTGAGGGTAAAGTTGTGAAGTTCTGGAGACCTGAAGAGCCCATAGAAAGTATCAAGCCAGAAGTAGCATCATTAATCAGGCAGATTatcatgaaaaaaagagaagacctCTGA
- the GPX8 gene encoding putative glutathione peroxidase 8 isoform X2, whose product MEPLTTTYPLKYSVPKARATLVVNVASYCQHTDKNYIALQELHREFGPSHFTVLAFPCNQFGESEPSSSQEIESFAKGNYGVTFPVFHKIKILGSEAEPAFKFLIDSSKKEPRWNFWKYLVSPEGKVVKFWRPEEPIESIKPEVASLIRQIIMKKREDL is encoded by the exons ATGGAGCCTCTCACAACTACTTATCCTCTAAAATACTCAGTGCCGAAAGCCAGG GCAACTTTGGTTGTAAACGTGGCCAGTTACTGCcaacacacagacaaaaattacATCGCACTGCAAGAACTACACAGAGAGTTTGGTCCCTCCCACTTcactgtgctggcttttccctgCAACCAGTTCGGAGAATCAGAGCCTAGCTCAAGCCAGGAAATAGAATCTTTTGCTAAAGGAAACTATGGAGTAACCTTCCCTGTCTTCCACAAAATCAAGATCCTAGGATCAGAAGCAGAGCCTGCCTTTAAATTTCTAATAG ATTCATCAAAGAAAGAGCCTCGATGGAATTTCTGGAAGTACCTTGTCAGCCCTGAGGGTAAAGTTGTGAAGTTCTGGAGACCTGAAGAGCCCATAGAAAGTATCAAGCCAGAAGTAGCATCATTAATCAGGCAGATTatcatgaaaaaaagagaagacctCTGA